GATCAATTCTAATGAGTCTAAATGGGTGATCTACCTTATGAGGGGCTTGTTAATTGTTTTCTTCTTCTTAATTAGGGTAAAAAAGAGTATATATTATTGTTCAAAGGTTAGGGTGTCATATCCCTTAGAATTATCTAGAGATTTTAGAATAGTAAGCTTGGGTTTTCTACtcctcaaccccttattcctttcTTAGAATTTACATGGTTTGTAGTTATAAATTTTAGGTCAATACCTTTTATTTTGAGTTTTATGATTAAAAAGACAATCCTTTGAAAAGTGTTTGTATTCATTAGTAAGGAACATGTCAAGGGGAGATTCTCTTAATCTAATATTTGGTTATATAGTGCATAATCTTAATCCCTATGGCTTCAAGAAGACCATTTGTTAGATATAGTTAAACACAAATACAAGAAtgagcaaattttaattttttttggaggaGGCTAATCAAGAAACTTTCCAATCTTGCCTCCAGTAAAATTTCTAAAGAAGATTTGTTCCAATGGTGCAAAGAGAGAAATGGTAGCATTACCTAGACCTATACTTCATCAGACACATCCACATGTGGGTCAAAATGGGCTaatcttaaattaaaaaataaagtgcTTGAGCCCATGAACCATGAATATCCTAGGAAGATGGTGCCCTATTCTTCTTTAGTTTCTAAAATAATAACAAAATAGCCTTGTTTACATGGCAAAAGCTTATATGTAGATATTTTGGACCCTCACACCAAAGAGATACAGTTTCTAGCACTGAGGCTCAAACAGTTGAATCCATGCAAATCTCTAAAGTAGAGCATAGTCTAACATAGTGGTAATGGAGTTCAACACATTTTCTAGAAGATCTTTGACTTCTGGTGTAGATTTCAATTGAGTTAAGAAAGCATTGATGAAAGCTCAAACTATTAAAGATATTTATTTTTTGAAGTAACTTACTTTTGAAAATATCAAAACTAACCTTCTTGACTATGAAcaagaaaaagatgaagagaagaacaTATAAAAGTTGAGAAAGGAAGCAATATGCCTTCTTGCTATTGAAAcccaaaaatacaaaaatgcactctacaataaaacattttttaaACCGAGACCTACCTTAATCAACTTCTTATCATTTCTAATAGCTACTATCACTAAACATAACTATTAAGAAGGTTCTTCATAAATAAAAATCTATAAGAAAATTATATCATTGACGGTGAATTTCGAAATTTTAACGTGGAAACATAGGTCGGCGAATTACTTCTCACATTCCATGGTTTTTTTTCCCCCGTGATATAAAAGTAAGAATTGAAAACACATGTTTAATAAATTTCTATTCGAAATAGATTTCTAACATTCTCTGTGACATAATAATATATACGACTCCGTAGCGAATAAAGTTTCTGTATAGAAGCGGCATTAATTCTGGAATTACTATCAATTTTTTATAAGACGATGGCAGAGGAAGGGAAGAGTTGTTCAGAAGTTTACAACATTGCCCACAAACTTCAGAGTCGCGAGATTGGTAACAGGTTGGTATTGACAAATGCTCATTCTCAGATTAAGTTCCGCAATTTTCAGTTGCAGGAAGAGTTTTATACAAAACAAGCATACGAGATTGTACAAATAATTTCAGCTGGAAGTATTATATTTGCTTTGGCAGAATCAGGTATCTGTGCTGCATTTGATAGAGACAGAAATAAAAGGCTTTGCTACTTGAATTTATATCCAGGTGACCATATTCAAAGGTTGCACTATAACAGGGAAAATAATTCTCTCATCACACTATCAACTCATGCTTCTGATATAAACTCGATCAACTGCAGAACAACCCCACTTGACTACATTAGAAGAGCTCAACCAGATGCTGGCTTTGCTTTGTTTGAGGGTGAAAAGCTGACTTGGCCTGATTTCGTAATATTTGATAATATCAATGGGATAGCTCTTACTTTTTCAGCTCGAGCTGATATTTACAAGGTGTTCGATTTGAAAAGCTATACATACTTGTACTCCATATCTGCCAAAGAAATTGAAGGAATAAAGATCGCTTCTGGTCTAATGCTCTTAATATCAAAAAGAAGTGCTTGTGGAAGCATTCTTCCTCTGAAGATCTTATCTATACAGgatggcaaaattttgaaatcttTTCATCATGAATTACTACCCAATAAAAAGGTAAATTTTGTTGAGCTGTTTTATGACAAGATACTCGTAAAACAAGAGAATGAATGCCTGCAAATGGTTGATGTTCATAGTGAAAAGATGATTGAGTTGAGGAAGCAAGAGTTTGAGAAGCATTCAACAATTCTTTTATCCTCTCATGCGAAACGATTATTCTTGACATTTCACATTGAGACTGTTTTTGTATGGAATTTGCAAGGAGAGGTGGTTGCATCTTACAGAAACCACTCGATACGGCTTTCTGGTACTAGCATAAGTATCGTTCAGTTGACTCGTGATGAAGAGCTGCTCCTTTCTTACACCAAAGTCGGTGAGTCCCTTGAGGCAGATAAAAGAGACTGCTCAATAAACATTATCAACATCTTGACTGGAAATTGCTATGCCAAGATTGGTGGCAATGACCTAGATGTGGGTATAAGTTGCAGGAATCGACCTAATCTATCAGTAACCCAGAGCACCTTACAAGATGTTCTTGAAGACATTACTGCAATTTTCTATGACGAGGACAGAAATGAAATTTATACAGGCAATACAGGAGGCTTTGTACATGTCTGGTCAAACTAAATGATACTAAGAAAGTGATGATTATTTTGCATTATAAGAAGTTAAGAGATGGTTAGTCTCTCTCCTGTTTGGAAGGGCTTGCCGTTGTAATTTTAGAATTCAGGAATTGAAATTAAAGCAGTAACCAAAAAATTCTGAATATCTGTACTAATTAATCCCAGATGTAAGAAACATTAACTTATCTATTAGCAGTAGCCATCATTCAATAACAGTCtgagttaaataatttattttgttatgatattaaaaaattgaaatcttCACTGCTTAATTTATAAATTGAAATCTAAAATTTAACGATCGATGTGGTAGGTTTGATTCCACCATGGAATCCCACGGAGTGCAATCAACCAGCCTCTAATACAAAATATTCGAAGGAAAAGTTGAACCTGATTTGGAGAGAAATGCTTTACCTCATTCGCATCACATTGCAACCAATGTATATTCAGCATTTAACAAAAATATCCTTTCCATTATGCTTTAATGGATGTCCATaactgttccaaagctcccatcttGACACAGGCAGAGGGGCTGTTCGCAAAAATATTGTCGAGTCTGAC
The nucleotide sequence above comes from Cryptomeria japonica chromosome 11, Sugi_1.0, whole genome shotgun sequence. Encoded proteins:
- the LOC131032430 gene encoding uncharacterized protein LOC131032430, which produces MAEEGKSCSEVYNIAHKLQSREIGNRLVLTNAHSQIKFRNFQLQEEFYTKQAYEIVQIISAGSIIFALAESGICAAFDRDRNKRLCYLNLYPGDHIQRLHYNRENNSLITLSTHASDINSINCRTTPLDYIRRAQPDAGFALFEGEKLTWPDFVIFDNINGIALTFSARADIYKVFDLKSYTYLYSISAKEIEGIKIASGLMLLISKRSACGSILPLKILSIQDGKILKSFHHELLPNKKVNFVELFYDKILVKQENECLQMVDVHSEKMIELRKQEFEKHSTILLSSHAKRLFLTFHIETVFVWNLQGEVVASYRNHSIRLSGTSISIVQLTRDEELLLSYTKVGESLEADKRDCSINIINILTGNCYAKIGGNDLDVGISCRNRPNLSVTQSTLQDVLEDITAIFYDEDRNEIYTGNTGGFVHVWSN